CTGAATGGCTCGATAGCTTTCGCCAGGTCTGAAAAAACCGGATCGGCAACGGGTCGCGCCCGACCTCACCAAGCCACCAAGCCATCCTCTGATCACCGGTGACGCTGAAGTCCATGGCTTGGTGGTGGTGTTTCAGATCTGATCGGCCGAATGGGGATGCATGCAGACTATGCTGCTGTGGCCTCCTACGGTTCCACGACGGCGGAGGTCACCGAAAGATCTTCGGGAGTCTTCATCTCAAGATCCATTGGTTGACTTCGACGGTGAGATACAAATTATGGACGGCGACTTGACACAAAGGAATGGTtgtggagcggcggcggcggacatCACACGTAGCTGCTGGGATTGTGGAAAAGTGATGGCGACAACACTTGATGACTTCGATGGTGCTACTAAGCATCAGGTCACGAGCTCCGGGGTGAAAGCCTTGGTCTGACCCAAGCTGGTTGTACCTGGCAATGGCGATGTATTTTACatcgttaccttgttgaaggcattgctcggataTGCTCAGATTGATTCTTCATGATGAAAACCTTGATCCTAACCTTGGTGGTTGGATCCGGTGACGACGACGCTTGAGTGTCACTTCTTTCTTGAAGGCGTTGATGTTGAAAAACTCCGTCGTCTATGTGGTGTCATGAGATGGATGGTGTGGATATGGTCATTGTTGTAGTTTGCCTATAATGGATCTGATCACTTTGTACTTTTATATTTTTCCCCGCCTACGCATAGCTTTGGTCTATTATGACTTTGTTGTTGCCGGcgtgttttgtgtgtgtgtgtgttgatgtTGGCTGTGTGCGTCCTAGCtttgcagaggccgggtgtgtgctcttagggtatgtattctcttgatgttccttttttaGCCAATAAAATCCACTCTTTGTCGAAAAAAAACTTGCATCCCCCAACGGAGGGAAACTTTGGCAACTGGCAACACACGCACTTTCTTTCCttcccttttcttttttgagggTGGCAACACACACGAAAATGAAATGAAAAATCCCTTCCTTCCCCTGCACGATTACCTAAATCAATGCTACTCGGGCGTCAACCGTTGTTAGTCAGCAGCAGCCGGACTCTCGCGGATGCTCGGCATGGAAACGTGACGGGGACACGAGACCAAAAGGAAACACGTAGTAGACGGTTGTGAGCGCTGCAGAAATTTCCTACGGAAACTCGCAGCCAACTGCCGACAGCTACAAGTCTATGCAGACAGTTGTAAACTTGCTTTACCCTGCACAAGGCTCCAAAAAAGAATTTAAAAAACGTCATTATGCGTGTGCATTTGCAAGGGTTTTCCCGCAACCATCCCATCTGTGTCTATCAGGCAGCATGTTAATCGTGCATACGTGTTCCTCGTGTAGTGCAACTTCAACAAATTTGAACAGAGTGCCCAATAATAAAAAGCAAATTCGAACAGGAAATTCGCCCGTTTGTGTAATACATTCTTTTACAGTACCTGACAGCACCAAAAACAAAAGCATGTGCTTTCACTACCGGAGGCCTTGGAAACAAATATGGTCATGATTCTCAAGCACATACTACATCATTGGTTTATCGACAACGCATTCGAGTATCAACAGgaatactagtactagtactcctactCAACAGCAGGCATGAAGAGACAACCATCTCCTCAAACTCAAAGTGGGGGTCCAGCAGGTAGTCGGTTCGGCTTCGAGGCCATTTCTGGCGTTGTTTAGCACGGCCACCCAAGGAACATGGCCGTGCCATTAGAAAAAACCCCACCAAGTAGTGTGATGCCATTTTTCTACTTTGGCCAAGGCCTCCTTTCTGGACAACGCACCACTCAGACCAATGTTATTTAGCTTGACTGACTCGCCCGTCACCCAACCACTTCGACGCAAACCAAGCCAGCTATAAAACCGCGCGCCAGCTAAACGCCCCCATTCAACACCGACCAGCACCATCACTGCTTGGAAGGTTCAAATCTCCCAGCACTACTTGGTCTTGAAGGAAAGTGAGAGGCAAAAGCAGAGGAGTGACTTTGCCCGTAGCCCGCCGCCGGCCATGGCCTCCTACGACAAGGCCATGGAGTCGTACAAGAAGGCCGTCACCACGGCGGCCTCCCTCGCGGCGTCCGCGATGCTGGTGCGGGGCGTCGTCAACGAGCTGGTGCCCTACGAGGTGCGTGacctgctcttctccggcatgGGCTACCTTCGCTCGCACATGTCCTCCCAGCACACCATCATCATAGAGGAGACCGAGGGGTGGGCCAACAACCAGCTCTACGACGCCGCGCGGGCGTACCTGGCGACGCGGATCAACACCGACATGCAGCGCCTCCGGGTCAGCCGCGTCGACGAAACCAAGAGCATGATGTTCAGCATGGAGGAGGGCGAAGAGATGGCCGATGTCCATGAGGGCACCGAGTTCAAGTGGCGCCTTGTCTGCCGGGACAACTCCAGCGCCAGCAGCAGCAACACCAACGGCCGTGGCGGCAGCGGCAATTTCAAGCTTGAGGTCCGGTCCTTCGAGATGAGCTTCCACAGGAAGCACAAGGACAAAGCACTTACCTCCTACCTCCCTCACATCCTCGCCGTGGCCAAGAAAATCAAAGAGCAGAACAGGACGCTCAAGATCTACATGAACGAAGGTGAGTCATGGTTTGCCATTGATCTCCACCACCCATCAACCTTCAGCACGCTTGCCATGGATCACAAGCTCAAGCAGTCAGTCATGGATGATCTCGAGAGGTTTGTCAAGAGAAAGGAATACTACAAGAAGATCGGCAAGGCATGGAAACGAGGGTACCTGCTGTATGGCCCACCTGGGACTGGCAAGTCAAGCATGATTGCAGCAATGGCCAATTACCTCAAATTTGATGTATATGATCTTGAGCTCACTGAGGTCAACTGGAACTCAACACTTCGGAGGTTGCTCATCGGGATGACCAACCGGTCAATTCTTGTCATTGAGGACATCGACTGCACTGTCGAGCTGCAACAGCGGGAGGAAGGTCAGGAGGGCACCAAATCCAACCCTTCAGAGGACAAGGTTAGATAGATACTTGGAATGATATTTCCCTTGCATTGCTTAGTTCCTTAGTTTTCTTTCCATTCTGATGTCCTATGTGCTATCTCCAACAGGTGACACTATCCGGGCTACTCAACTTCGTTGATGGGCTTTGGTCAACAAGTGGGGAGGAGAGGATAATTATCTTCACAACAAACTACAAAGAAAGGCTCGATCCTGCGCTTCTGCGCCCTGGCAGGATGGACATGCACATTCACATGGGGTACTGCTGCCCAGAGTCGTTCCGAATCTTGGCCTCCAACTACCACTCTATAGATCACCATGCCACATACCCGGAGATAGAAGAATTGATCAAGGAGGTCATGGTGACTCCAGCAGAGGTCGCAGAGGTGCTCATGAGGAATGAAGAGACGGACGTCGCACTCAAAGGTCTTATCCAGTTCCTCAAGAGAAAGAAAGATGGCGCTGGCAAACCGGAAAATGTGGACCAGGTGGCGAAGGAGGAAGAACAAGAGAAGGAGATGATGACGAAAAGTGATGTCCCAGATAATGAAGATCAGCAAGATGGGAGCAAAGAATGATGTGTATACAGTGTGAATATCATACAATTAGTGCCAGGAACTTCGAGCAACAATGTATCATTTTGCTATAATAAGAGATCAATTTTGGTAACAATAAAATAATCTGGTATTGTGAACAGTTATACTATTTGAGTGCATATAAACCCAGTTATGAACTCAGTATTGGTAGTTATTTCAATGCAGAAATACTGTTCAATATAAGCAGTCAACAAGGTTGAAATAATCAATTTTGTCAAGACTCAAACCTAATGTTTTTAGAGGAAACTTAGCATGTCTGGCTTCTAATAACACTTCTCCAAATCAGTCTTCAGTACAAGTGTTCACACCATTTTCTTCTCGTAGGTCATACTCGACAATTAGACCAAGATTGTCAACAAACTTGTGATACACCTGGCACCCTGCACACTGTGTGTGCAGTGCATGTTAGAAAATAATGAACAGCATATCTCCGAAAATAAATGAGCATAGACATGGTCTTGTTTTAATACTAAAAAAGAGAGCGGTAGGCAGATAAGGTCCGTACTAATATAAGCAAAGCTGTTGGCTGTACAAATTAAGTAAATAAACACACTGAACAATTTACCTGAAGAAAAACTGTTCCTCTTTCATAGCCCACCCTGTTTATCAAACGTTTTGTCCTTGCATCACATTTATTACATGTAAACTGAACAAGCAAGCTTCTTCTAGGAAGCTTTATATCAAAACTAGCTTCCTGCAATATCACATAAGAAATGTATGTTGTTTTAAAGCCATTCCAGCCAACCGGTTAATCCGCGGTATGATGCTTCAATTTCAGGGATAATAGGTAAATGGTGTAAAAAATACAGAAGTAAGATTCAATCAAAAGTATCACCATTTCAAAGTGACTCAACCACCATTGAGAACAAGAGTTCTGTTCAGTTATTCCCACCAGTGTGGCAACAAGTGTGTTTTCATACAATACAATTCACTCTGTtactccctccttcccaaaaTATAAGGCGTCAGTTGACTTTTCCAGTCTTCGTTGTAGAACTTCGACTATGATTTTCACGTATTATATGTCTATAGAATTAGTAGACTGACATCTGAAATAAAATTATTTGGCAAGACAAATACGACGATGCCATTTATACATGTTCAATCCATGTAGTTTATTATATATTAGTGGTCAAAGTCTTGCATCAAAGACTGTGTAAAGTCAATTTCGTCTTATAttttgggaaggagggagtagtatatatgATATAAGGATGGACATTTACATCATTCAGCTTTCAGTCTACCCAATTCATCAGCTATGGTTTGTGCCAACTTATGTGGGGGCTGGCAAAATCTGCCATTTTAAAATGCCTAAAAGTACAAAACTGAAAGAATGCAAAAGGTACATCATCTATGATATGTTAGCTTTTCAATTTGAACTGGAATAGGATTGCACAAGCGTATTCAACTAGTGATCTCAACCGGTGCATAAAAGGAGCTGCTCGCAAGCCACGCCTCATTCTAATAATCTGACAAGCTTAAGGTTGATAACGACGGCCATATTGAACACTGTGCATCATTCAGAGTAGTGGTTTGCAAGGTATTGTACACTGCTGCCTCTCGTGACCAGTGAGTTGACACCAGGTTGACACATGGATGATGTTATATATATATCCCTGCGTTATGTGGTAAACTTTATTTCAGGTCCAAATTCCTAGTAATTGGttaactactccctctgtaaataaatataagtagtgatctaaacgatcTTACATTTCTTTCTTTAGGGAGTACTAGGTATTTGAAGCAGCTAACTGTAGTTCATATTGCTGTCAAATCCACAGTTGCAGAATCGCTAACCACCGTTAACTAGTCCAATTTTCATTGACCACCACGAGCACAAAAGGCAGGCAGCACGGAAACCAGTTCATCCCTGgccgggggtggggggtgggggtgtcTCACCTCCGAGGCATCCGGATCAACGTCGCCGGAGCACGCACAGACATAGAGTCCCCTACGAAGATATGAAACCCTCAGGCTGCAAGGAGAGCACACAGCCTTATTTGCTTAGGCATCGCTGAGCTGAATCCGACACAAGGAGAAGCGGAGCGTACCTAGGAGCGGGAGTCCTGAGCTTGGGATTGGAGGAGGTGAGGCAAGCGCGGGACGGGGGTGAGCGACCGGCGAAGGAGCTCCCCCTCCCCGGGAACGACAGCGCCGCCGAGCAGCCGTACCCCGTGGCCGTCGTCGCCATCGGCCGGTGGCTACTGGGTTGAGGAATCCTCTCCTCTCCCGTTCCTCCTCCTGCTGTGCAATGGAGCCATCCGACGGAGTGACTGGAAGGCTGTACAAAGGAGGCCCGATTATGTATGGGCACGCGGCCCACTTAAGTTTATCCTCGCCCGCATTTCCGCGGGTGCGGCTATACCTCGCTTCAAGCGAGTCCGATGGAAGAAGACTCGCCTGAATGTTAATCATGCATTTGAAAAGGTTAAACTTGTATTTGAAATTTTTAAACAAGAATTTAAAAAAATATTAAATATGTATAGTGGTGATCTtatattcaaaaaatattaatctggtacttgaaaaatgttaatcaagcattaaaaaaatgttaaatgtgtacaaaaaaatgttgaccatgcaTTCAATAAAttttaatattttttgaaaattattaatatatataatgtgtataaaaaatgaaaacccaagagaaaacaaaataaaaaccaATGAAAAACGTGAAAAGAAACAAACAAAAccgaagaaaatgaagaaaaaaaGGTAGTAAAACggaaaagaaacaaagaaaccCTAAGAAAAACaatgaaaagggaaagaaaaggaAAGGGTAGTAAAAACAGAGAAATAAACGAAGAAAAAATGgtgagaaaacaaaaaaaaacaagaaTCCATGGAAGACCAACTATTTTTCTTCAACTACGTCGCAGCAAACTAGGTTAACGCGAACCAGACGATGCCACAGTGGCTAGCATCAGCGCACTACAACTGATCCATCCTATGGTCGATTCCTGCTGCCCCTATTGATCTACTTTTTTTTCTTTTAGGTATGCGATAATGGACCGGCCCGTCACTATAGATGCTTCAGGCAAGCCTTCCATTGGGACTTGTATGAGATCTCATATTTAGGTGAGATCGTGAGATCAACTCTGAAAAGATCATATTTAGACATTTCGAAAAAAAATCTAAAACTATTTGACAACATCCATGTGGGGTATGTCTACAACTCTGAAAAAAATCAACTCAAAACTCGATGTAAGTTCTTTAGGTATGCGATAATGGACCGGCCCGTCACTATAGATGCTTCAGGCAAATTTTCCATCAGGCTCTTTATAAAAGAGATGGGGAGATTTGAATGAGACCTCACATTTAGGTAAGATCATGAGATCAACCctaaaaaaaaaatcatatttagacattaaaaaaaatctgaaactATTTGACAACATACATGTGGAGTATGTCTACAACTCCGAGAAAAAAATCAGCTCAAAACTAGATGTACATTTAGCGATTCATAAAATACAAATTCAAATGTGAGTGGTGACAGCTTTGGATGAATAGTACCTTGACAGCTTTGTACTTGCACGGAAACTAATACACCCTATATtctggaacggagggagtattttactAGGACAATGCCCGTACGTTGCAATGGGATATAAATGCGATTGTATAAATAATTTTTTATCAAATCTTGCACGTGATTGTTATACTTTGATAAGAAGTTTGGTAAGTAAATTAAAGTGAAATTGGTTCATCAAgtaagtaaattaaggtgattgattATCATATATGGGGAGCTTGACGAAGAGGTGACGAGAAAAAAAAAACATGGAACCTTACGTTTTTTTTAAGTTGTAGAGATAGAGAAATTAAGGGGTTTTATCAGTCTTGTCATTAGTTGTGTCAACCTAGTCAATTTTGCCACTGAAAATCTCAACTACCCAAAATTGACATCTTTTCATTAAGCATGTGCTAAAAAATGCCGCTCGACACCGTTATCATCTAGTCAAATGCCATTCACTAGGGTGCAGACCAAAATACCCTTAACCCTACTTGTAGTCGTTTCCTCTACAAATCACTATAACATAACCTACATGTCTAAGTTTTCAATACAAAGAATGAAACTAGAAGCAAAAATAGTTTTGCATGCGGTTTTATCAAATCCCCGTGTGTCGCTATTTTTCCTTCAAACTTAATTCTTGTGCTGACAACTAGGACCAACAAGTTATAGGGAAACACCGAATGTTGAACTTAATTCTCATCTATTTCCTCGTGTTGTCCTTCGAATGCAGTTGTGCTTCACGTGAATGCACAACTGTGTTTTATCATAAAACACAATTGTGTTTTTTATACGGGGTGCTTGACGTATGGCGGTGGCGGGGCGCACCACAAGGCTGCCCCTCGCGCATCACTGCCAGGAGGCCCATCCAGCAGGTACCCCTCATTTTTTAAGGAAAGTCTTCATGGCACACTTTATTTCAACAAGGATTTGTTTATTACATCTGAAACAATAAATCTAGAATGATTACCATCCAAAAAACAATAGAGTTAGAAATAAAAGCATGTCTAGTCAACTTGTGCGCCGCATAATTTGCTTCCTGGGTGTACTGTTGTAAAGCAATCAGCAAGAATCACAGAGCAGGGGCTCCAACGGATGGCCGTTTTCGCTTTGGGGTTCATCTGCtcgtaaattcaaaaaaaaaactaccTCTGTGTGGAAATTTTTGTCGGATAAATGGATGTAtttagacgtattttagttctagataaaTTCATTTGTATCCATTTCTCTCACAAGTATTTCCAGACGGAAGAAGTAGTAAATTAAATTttaaaattctgattttttttatataGATGTTCTGCTTAGAGTAACTAGCATGCTTGACAATTTTCATGCGAAACCGGATAGCAATAGTTAGTCGGTGAAAAAATAAAATTAAGTGTAATATTTGAAGGTAACATTTGAGGTTCAATTTTGTTTGCACAAGTCAAAATGCTTAAATTTTCCGCCTAAATTTACAGGTAATATTTGAGTGTTACAATGAATCAATATATATTTTAAATATTTCTTTGGCATTTATAAGATAACATTTTTTTTGGTGAATACAAGATACATTTTTAGTGCGCAGGAGTATATGCTCTGGAATTGGATTTCTGCTCCAAACCTTGATATGTATAGGCCGTTCAGTTCAGTAGCCCACCAGGCCACAGTTGAGCCCACAGCCCCACACAACCCACATTGTCGCATATCTTTTTTGTCGAAATCACTAATTGAGAAGACAGCAGCGCGGTAGCAGCTTCTTCCCTCTAGTTAGGGTTTTTTCCTCTCGGGGGCGACTTCCGCCGCCGTTGAGATCCAAGTTCTTCCCTCCGTCGAACTCTGCCGGAGGACCAATTCGGGCCGATCAAGGGGTGATCTAGCATCACCACCCGGCCTTGGTTGGTCTCCTGGTATGTAGAGGAAGGCGGCTAGGGTTTTGCATCACAAATTACCCGGGAGTTTCGCTTGCCGGGTAAGGTTTTCAGAGATGGCATAGGAGGATGCTGGCGGATCGAAGACAATGGGTGGATCTTCATCGGCGAGCGAGATTGAAAGCTTGATGGCCGAGCTAGGGATCCAGGAGGAGGATCTGGATGATGTAGTTGTGGACGAGGAGGCTGTTCCTCGTGACGCGGCTCGATGGACGGCAGTGGCAAGAGTCCACATTGATAAGCCGTATAGTCAAGGGTGGTTCTTCAGGAATATGAGGGCCGCATGGGATCTAGCACAAGCAGTGACCTTCAAGCCGCTAGAAGCAAATTTGTATACCATGAAATTCAACTGCCTTGGGGATTGGAAGAGAGTCATGCAAGAGGGCCCTTGGAATTTCAGAGGCAATGCGGTGGTGATGACAGAGTATGATGGAATAACCCAACCGTCAAAAGTGAAGCTGGACACGATTAACATATGGATCCAGATTCATGATGTGCCAAGCCTGTTTGCGCACCTGATCCCTTCGCTAGCATCTAAAGTGGGGGAAGTCCTGTTCACAGAGAAGGATTCACATGATTTCGTCGGGAACTTTCATCGTGCTTGGGTCAAGATCAATGTCCATAAGCCCTTAAAGAACCATGTTTCGCTGGTGAGGGACTCAAAGCGTCAGATATACAGGGTGAAGTACGAACGCTTGCCAGATTGGTGCGCGGTTTGCGGTCACCTAGGTCATGTCTTCAAAGAACATAGGGATGGAATCCACCCAAAATCTGCTCTAGTGTTCAAAGATCTTCGTGCATCATGGTCAATGACAATTGGGAGAGGACCGGGTGCATCGCAGGGACGCCGAACCGGAAGAAGGGGAGGACGAACCGGAGGCAACAGAGACAACTGGAAAGAGGACCTTGGCGGTGATCgcacagaggaggaggagaaccaGTTTGAGGCACCCGCTGTTGATACTACTATGGAGAACATCAATAGGAAGAGATTTGAGAGGCCCGAAGGAGGTGGCTACTCCAATGAGGCGAAGGATCAGCAAGCGGCTGTATCAGAGGGAAAGCAACTTGCAATTGTCCCAGTTGGGAGCAATGTGGTGAGCCCACTGAGGGactcctggactaaggggtcctcgggcgtccggcctgttattcactgggccggactgatgggctgtgaagatatgaaggccgaagactatacacgtgtccggattggactctccttggcgcagaaggcaagctaggcgaccggctatgaagattccctcttatgtaaccgaccccatgtaaccctagatctctctggtatctatataaaccggagagcatagtccggataggcgacattcattaccatattcatataggctaggctcctagggtttagccattacgatctcgtggtagatcaactcttgtaacactcatattcatcaagatcaatcaagaaggaagtagggtattacctccatagagagggcccaaacctgggtaaacatcgtgtcccccgtctcctgttaccatcgatcctagacgcacagctcgggaccccctacctgagatccgccggttttgacaccgacattggtgctttcattgagagttccattgtgctaTCGGCGaagggctcgatggccccttcgatcgtcagtaatgacccagtgagaaaccttcctccccggacagaccttcgtattcggcggcttcgtactgcgggccaactcgcttggccgtctggagcagattgatagctacgcccctggccaccaggtcagatttggaagcttaaactacgtcgcggatatccgtggagacttgatcttcaatggattca
The Aegilops tauschii subsp. strangulata cultivar AL8/78 chromosome 3, Aet v6.0, whole genome shotgun sequence genome window above contains:
- the LOC109774585 gene encoding AAA-ATPase At3g50940 translates to MASYDKAMESYKKAVTTAASLAASAMLVRGVVNELVPYEVRDLLFSGMGYLRSHMSSQHTIIIEETEGWANNQLYDAARAYLATRINTDMQRLRVSRVDETKSMMFSMEEGEEMADVHEGTEFKWRLVCRDNSSASSSNTNGRGGSGNFKLEVRSFEMSFHRKHKDKALTSYLPHILAVAKKIKEQNRTLKIYMNEGESWFAIDLHHPSTFSTLAMDHKLKQSVMDDLERFVKRKEYYKKIGKAWKRGYLLYGPPGTGKSSMIAAMANYLKFDVYDLELTEVNWNSTLRRLLIGMTNRSILVIEDIDCTVELQQREEGQEGTKSNPSEDKVTLSGLLNFVDGLWSTSGEERIIIFTTNYKERLDPALLRPGRMDMHIHMGYCCPESFRILASNYHSIDHHATYPEIEELIKEVMVTPAEVAEVLMRNEETDVALKGLIQFLKRKKDGAGKPENVDQVAKEEEQEKEMMTKSDVPDNEDQQDGSKE
- the LOC109774596 gene encoding uncharacterized protein, producing MATTATGYGCSAALSFPGRGSSFAGRSPPSRACLTSSNPKLRTPAPSLRVSYLRRGLYVCACSGDVDPDASEEASFDIKLPRRSLLVQFTCNKCDARTKRLINRVGYERGTVFLQCAGCQVYHKFVDNLGLIVEYDLREENGVNTCTED